The Arthrobacter sp. NicSoilC5 genome has a window encoding:
- a CDS encoding 1-phosphofructokinase family hexose kinase yields MIVTFTANPSLDRTVALPGPLERGEVQRAVSVRQESGGKGVNVSRALVASGLESLAVLPGADSDPVLAGLREHAVPFVSLPIDEPLRTNVALTEPGGVTTKINEPGPALDENQQEALIKLLVESSRGATWVVLAGSLPPGFPSDFYATAARRLRSSADGTAPRIAVDSSGLPLAAALTGGPEGMPDLLKPNAEELAELAAAAGFPPASGDELEADPAAAAAAAAAVVRTGVGAVLATLGSKGAVLVTADGAWLATHPPVAAVSTVGAGDSALAGYLLAHGRGAAPADCLRQAVAHGAAAASLPGSTVPAVNQTTPDAVTITALRKD; encoded by the coding sequence ATGATCGTCACCTTCACGGCCAACCCCAGCCTTGACCGGACCGTCGCCCTTCCCGGCCCGTTGGAGCGTGGCGAGGTACAGCGCGCCGTCTCCGTCCGCCAGGAATCCGGCGGCAAGGGCGTCAACGTCTCCCGCGCCCTGGTCGCCTCGGGACTGGAGTCCCTTGCCGTCCTCCCCGGCGCGGACAGCGATCCCGTCCTGGCCGGGCTGCGCGAGCACGCAGTGCCCTTCGTTTCGCTTCCCATCGACGAGCCGCTGCGCACCAACGTGGCGCTCACCGAACCCGGCGGCGTGACCACCAAGATCAACGAACCGGGCCCCGCACTGGATGAGAACCAGCAGGAAGCCCTCATCAAGCTGCTGGTCGAAAGCTCGCGCGGCGCCACCTGGGTGGTCCTGGCCGGCTCTCTGCCGCCGGGATTCCCCTCTGACTTCTACGCAACGGCAGCCCGCCGCCTGCGTTCTTCCGCCGACGGCACCGCCCCGCGGATCGCCGTCGACTCGTCCGGCCTGCCACTCGCGGCTGCCCTCACCGGCGGCCCGGAAGGCATGCCCGACCTCCTGAAGCCCAACGCCGAGGAACTGGCGGAGCTGGCCGCAGCTGCCGGTTTCCCCCCGGCATCCGGTGACGAACTGGAAGCGGATCCGGCTGCTGCCGCTGCCGCCGCAGCCGCCGTCGTCCGCACCGGCGTGGGTGCTGTGCTGGCAACTCTCGGTTCCAAGGGAGCTGTCCTCGTTACGGCCGACGGCGCGTGGCTGGCCACGCACCCGCCGGTCGCCGCGGTCAGCACGGTGGGTGCGGGCGACTCCGCACTTGCCGGCTACCTGCTTGCCCATGGCCGGGGCGCCGCCCCTGCCGACTGCCTTCGTCAGGCGGTGGCCCACGGTGCCGCCGCTGCCTCGCTGCCGGGTTCCACCGTTCCGGCAGTAAACCAAACCACCCCGGATGCCGTAACCATCACGGCCCTTCGAAAGGATTGA
- a CDS encoding DUF6458 family protein translates to MRIGSSIFLIALGAILAWAVAPGLIPFVDQQLVGYILMAVGVIGLIASLILASPGRSRRVSESRSVIDPTTGERITRHESRDGGI, encoded by the coding sequence ATGCGAATCGGATCGTCAATCTTCCTCATCGCCCTCGGCGCCATCCTTGCCTGGGCCGTGGCGCCCGGACTCATCCCGTTCGTGGACCAGCAACTGGTGGGCTACATCCTCATGGCGGTAGGCGTAATCGGGCTGATCGCCTCACTCATCCTCGCTTCCCCGGGCCGCAGCCGCCGGGTCAGCGAGTCCCGCTCGGTCATCGATCCCACCACCGGCGAGCGCATCACCCGCCACGAAAGCCGGGACGGCGGCATCTAG
- a CDS encoding L-serine ammonia-lyase: protein MAVGVFDLFSIGIGPSSSHTVGPMRAAAVFAEELKASGKLADVASLRVDLYGSLAATGHGHGTMTAILLGLEGFHPELILPEEVEERLASIAETGILNLAGAGGEGMALPYGVGDMVLRPLTVLPRHTNGMTFTVTDAEGSVVHAATFFSVGGGFIVREGEEDAAQQELDASKEVLPLPFRTAAELLEHCAVTGLGIADVMFVNEKDSRSEEEIRAGLVHIWSVMENCVATSLKREGVLPGGLKVRRRAPDWYERLKKETARPEDTDNDGQDHYDPRYWQEWVNLVALAVNEENASGGRVVTAPTNGAAGIIPAVLFYALHFAPGMDQATQADRDDVVVRFLLAAGAVGVLYKEQASISGAEVGCQGEVGSASSMAAAGLAEVMGGTPAQVENAAEIAMEHNLGLTCDPIGGLVQVPCIERNAIAAAKAINAAKMALWGDGTHRVSLDEVIITMRETGKDMSDKYKETAMGGLAVNVVEC from the coding sequence ATGGCTGTTGGTGTCTTTGACCTCTTTTCGATCGGTATTGGGCCGTCGTCTTCGCATACGGTGGGGCCGATGCGGGCTGCTGCCGTGTTTGCTGAGGAGTTGAAGGCCTCGGGGAAGCTCGCGGACGTGGCGTCGTTGCGGGTGGATTTGTATGGGTCGCTGGCCGCGACGGGGCATGGGCATGGGACGATGACCGCGATCCTGTTGGGGTTGGAGGGGTTCCATCCGGAACTGATCCTGCCCGAAGAGGTGGAGGAGCGGCTGGCTTCGATCGCGGAGACCGGGATCCTGAACCTGGCCGGTGCTGGTGGTGAGGGTATGGCGTTGCCGTACGGGGTGGGCGACATGGTGTTGCGGCCGTTGACGGTGCTGCCGCGGCACACGAACGGGATGACGTTCACCGTCACCGACGCTGAGGGTTCCGTGGTGCATGCGGCGACGTTCTTCTCGGTCGGTGGCGGGTTCATCGTCCGCGAGGGGGAAGAGGACGCAGCGCAGCAGGAACTGGACGCGTCCAAGGAGGTGCTGCCGCTGCCGTTCCGGACCGCGGCGGAGCTGCTGGAGCACTGCGCGGTGACCGGGCTGGGCATCGCGGACGTGATGTTCGTGAACGAGAAGGACTCCCGGTCCGAGGAGGAGATCCGGGCCGGGCTGGTGCATATCTGGTCGGTGATGGAGAACTGCGTGGCCACCTCGCTCAAGCGTGAAGGGGTGCTGCCGGGCGGGTTGAAGGTCCGCCGCCGCGCCCCGGACTGGTACGAGCGGTTGAAGAAGGAAACCGCCCGCCCCGAAGACACCGATAATGACGGCCAGGACCACTACGACCCGAGGTATTGGCAGGAGTGGGTTAACTTGGTGGCGCTGGCCGTGAACGAGGAGAACGCCTCCGGCGGGAGGGTGGTCACCGCCCCCACGAACGGGGCGGCCGGGATCATCCCCGCGGTGCTGTTCTACGCCCTGCACTTCGCCCCGGGCATGGACCAGGCCACCCAGGCCGACCGCGACGATGTGGTGGTGCGGTTCCTGCTCGCCGCCGGTGCCGTCGGGGTGCTCTACAAGGAACAGGCCTCGATCTCCGGGGCCGAGGTGGGCTGCCAGGGCGAGGTCGGGTCCGCGTCCTCGATGGCCGCCGCGGGCCTGGCCGAGGTCATGGGCGGCACCCCGGCCCAGGTGGAGAACGCCGCGGAAATCGCGATGGAACACAACCTCGGCCTGACCTGTGACCCGATCGGCGGGCTGGTCCAGGTCCCCTGCATCGAACGGAACGCGATCGCCGCCGCGAAAGCCATCAACGCCGCGAAAATGGCGCTCTGGGGCGACGGCACCCACCGCGTCTCCCTCGACGAAGTCATCATCACCATGCGCGAAACCGGCAAAGACATGAGCGACAAATACAAGGAAACCGCCATGGGCGGCCTCGCCGTCAACGTCGTCGAATGCTGA
- the lipA gene encoding lipoyl synthase, which produces MTLAPEGRKMLRIEQRNAAVPVERKPEWIKAKVQMGPEFVGLKNLVKKEGLHTVCEEAGCPNIFECWEDKEATFLIGGSECTRRCDFCQIDTGKPSPVDMFEPTKVARSVQSMQLRYATVTGVARDDLEDEGVWLYAETVRKIHELNPGTGVELLIPDFSGNPDHIKAICDSAPEVFAHNVETVPRIFKRIRPAFRYERSLDVITQGRNLGMVTKSNLILGMGETREEISEALRDLHQAGCDLITITQYLRPSERHLPVDRWVKPQEFVDLQHEAEEIGFLGVMSGPLVRSSYRAGRLWATAMRKKGRDIPAELAHIAEGIQDSGTTRQEAATLLAG; this is translated from the coding sequence ATGACCCTGGCACCTGAAGGCCGGAAGATGCTGCGGATCGAGCAGCGCAACGCTGCGGTCCCGGTGGAGCGCAAGCCGGAGTGGATCAAGGCCAAGGTCCAGATGGGCCCGGAGTTCGTCGGGCTGAAGAACCTGGTCAAAAAAGAAGGCCTGCACACCGTCTGCGAAGAGGCCGGCTGCCCCAACATCTTCGAATGCTGGGAAGACAAGGAAGCCACCTTCCTGATCGGCGGCTCCGAATGCACCCGCCGCTGCGACTTCTGCCAGATCGACACCGGCAAACCCTCCCCCGTGGACATGTTCGAACCCACCAAGGTGGCCCGCTCCGTACAGTCCATGCAGCTGCGCTACGCCACCGTCACCGGCGTGGCCCGCGACGACCTCGAAGACGAAGGCGTCTGGCTCTACGCCGAAACCGTCCGCAAAATCCACGAACTGAACCCCGGCACCGGCGTGGAACTGCTCATCCCCGACTTCTCCGGCAACCCCGACCACATCAAGGCGATCTGCGACTCCGCCCCCGAAGTCTTCGCGCACAACGTCGAAACCGTGCCCCGGATCTTCAAAAGGATCCGCCCCGCGTTCCGCTACGAACGCTCCCTGGACGTCATCACCCAGGGCCGGAACCTGGGCATGGTCACCAAGTCCAACCTCATCCTGGGCATGGGCGAAACCCGCGAAGAAATCAGCGAAGCCCTCCGCGACCTCCACCAGGCCGGCTGCGACCTGATCACCATCACCCAGTACCTGCGCCCCTCCGAACGGCACCTGCCCGTGGACCGCTGGGTCAAACCCCAGGAATTCGTGGACCTCCAGCACGAAGCCGAAGAAATCGGCTTCCTCGGCGTCATGTCCGGCCCCCTGGTCCGCTCCTCCTACCGCGCCGGCCGCCTCTGGGCCACCGCCATGCGCAAAAAAGGCCGCGACATCCCCGCCGAACTCGCCCACATCGCCGAAGGCATCCAGGACTCCGGCACCACCCGCCAGGAAGCCGCCACCCTCCTCGCCGGTTAG
- a CDS encoding DeoR/GlpR family DNA-binding transcription regulator, protein MFAEERQQQIAELVAGSGRVSVTLLAERFRITTETVRRDLAALENAGTVRRVHGGAVAADRFSTTEESVTERAIQRPDQKIRIAEAALALIPRNSPASVLMDGGTTTEVLADMLARRAAVEPSDGTGPQHELVVITHAVPIASKLSNVPGVALQILGGRVRGLTQVAVGQATVNAAARIRPDIAFIGTNGIHATFGVSTPDPEEAAVKAAFVQSARRIVVLADSSKLDTETLVQFASLKDLDTLITDSEPGPELAAALEEAGVDVVVA, encoded by the coding sequence GTGTTCGCCGAAGAGCGCCAGCAGCAGATTGCCGAGCTTGTAGCCGGCAGCGGCCGGGTCAGCGTGACCCTGCTGGCTGAGCGCTTCCGCATCACCACCGAGACGGTGCGCAGGGACCTTGCAGCCCTCGAAAACGCCGGCACGGTCCGCCGTGTCCACGGTGGGGCCGTTGCGGCAGACCGCTTCAGCACCACCGAGGAAAGCGTCACTGAACGGGCCATCCAGCGGCCGGACCAAAAGATCCGGATCGCCGAAGCCGCCCTTGCCCTGATCCCCCGGAACTCGCCCGCCAGCGTCCTGATGGACGGAGGCACCACCACCGAGGTGCTTGCCGACATGCTGGCCCGCCGCGCCGCCGTCGAACCTTCCGACGGAACGGGCCCCCAGCACGAACTGGTGGTCATCACCCACGCAGTACCCATTGCCAGCAAACTCTCCAACGTCCCCGGCGTTGCCCTGCAGATCCTGGGCGGCCGGGTTCGCGGCCTCACCCAGGTGGCCGTGGGGCAGGCAACGGTGAACGCTGCCGCCCGGATCCGCCCTGACATCGCGTTCATCGGAACCAACGGCATCCACGCCACCTTTGGCGTCAGTACTCCCGATCCTGAAGAAGCCGCCGTCAAGGCAGCCTTCGTCCAGTCGGCACGCCGCATTGTGGTGCTGGCCGACTCCTCCAAGCTGGACACGGAAACCCTGGTCCAGTTCGCCTCCCTGAAAGATCTGGACACCTTGATCACAGACAGTGAACCCGGACCTGAACTCGCAGCCGCCCTGGAAGAGGCCGGCGTTGATGTGGTGGTCGCATGA
- a CDS encoding fructose-specific PTS transporter subunit EIIC: MTQLITTDLVELDQNLGNAPETVIRHLASKVAATGRASEVEGLFADAFAREQKTATGIPGGIAIPHCRSAAVTVPTLAMARLNPKVDFGAKDGPADLVFFIAAPDGADQEHLKLLSKLARSLIKKDFTAALRNASSEAEIVELVDGALADKPAAHAAAPADAVPVGAGVGAAGAAGASAVGAPAGASTGSAARGPKRLVAVTACPTGIAHTYMAADSLVAAAKEVGVDLQVETQGSSGAKALDPAVIAAADAVIFAVDVDVRGKERFAGKPVINAPVKRGIDEPDKMVQEALAAADNPHARRVPHFGAEEQAEHEAEEKGEHIGQKLKKALLTGVSYMIPFVAGGGLLIALGFLMGGYLITKYADTIVVQNSLFNLPTEFPENAWGPLGAYLGAVLFKIGALSLGFLVPALAGYIAYAIADRPGIAPGFVAGAVAGFMGAGFLGGIVGGLLAGYIAHVVGRLQVARWLRGLMPVVIIPLLASLVASGLMFVILGGPIVAITNGLNSWLSGLTGAGAIALGVILGLMMCFDLGGPVNKVAYSFAVAGLGAATIDNQAPWQIMAAVMASGMVPPLAMALASTVLNKKLFSLAEQENGKAAWLLGASFISEGAIPFAAADPLRVIPASMLGGAVTGAISMAAGVGSKAPHGGIFVFFAIDNFLMFVVSIIVGVVVTALSVIALKRWAVKKTVDTVEPVPVTV, from the coding sequence GTGACCCAGCTCATCACCACGGACCTGGTCGAGCTCGACCAGAACCTGGGCAACGCCCCCGAGACGGTGATCCGGCATCTGGCAAGCAAGGTAGCTGCCACCGGACGCGCATCAGAAGTTGAAGGACTCTTCGCGGACGCCTTCGCCCGCGAGCAGAAGACCGCCACGGGAATCCCCGGCGGCATCGCCATCCCGCACTGCCGCTCCGCCGCCGTCACCGTGCCCACCCTGGCCATGGCCCGCCTGAACCCCAAGGTGGACTTCGGCGCCAAGGACGGCCCCGCTGACCTGGTGTTCTTCATCGCCGCTCCGGACGGAGCGGACCAGGAGCACCTGAAGCTGCTCTCCAAGCTGGCCCGGTCGCTCATCAAAAAGGACTTCACCGCGGCACTCCGCAACGCCTCCTCCGAGGCGGAGATCGTGGAACTCGTGGACGGCGCCCTGGCGGACAAGCCCGCAGCCCACGCCGCAGCTCCGGCCGACGCAGTTCCGGTCGGCGCCGGAGTCGGCGCAGCCGGAGCAGCCGGTGCCAGTGCCGTGGGTGCCCCTGCAGGGGCTTCCACCGGTTCCGCCGCCCGCGGACCCAAGCGCCTGGTAGCCGTCACCGCGTGCCCCACCGGCATCGCCCACACCTACATGGCGGCCGACTCCCTCGTGGCAGCTGCCAAGGAAGTGGGCGTAGACCTGCAGGTGGAAACCCAGGGTTCCTCCGGCGCCAAGGCACTGGACCCCGCGGTCATCGCGGCCGCGGACGCCGTGATCTTCGCCGTGGACGTTGACGTGCGCGGCAAGGAACGCTTTGCCGGCAAGCCCGTCATCAACGCCCCGGTCAAGCGCGGCATCGACGAGCCGGACAAGATGGTCCAGGAAGCACTCGCGGCCGCCGACAACCCCCACGCCCGCCGCGTCCCGCACTTCGGCGCGGAGGAGCAGGCCGAGCACGAGGCTGAGGAAAAGGGCGAGCACATCGGCCAGAAGCTCAAGAAGGCCCTGCTCACCGGTGTCAGCTACATGATTCCGTTCGTGGCCGGCGGCGGCCTGCTGATCGCCCTCGGCTTCCTCATGGGCGGCTACCTGATCACCAAGTACGCGGACACGATCGTGGTCCAGAACAGCCTGTTCAACCTGCCCACCGAATTCCCCGAAAACGCCTGGGGTCCGCTGGGCGCCTACCTCGGCGCGGTCCTGTTCAAGATCGGCGCTTTGTCGCTCGGGTTCCTGGTTCCGGCACTGGCGGGCTACATCGCCTACGCCATCGCCGACCGTCCGGGCATCGCGCCGGGCTTCGTCGCCGGTGCAGTTGCCGGGTTCATGGGTGCCGGCTTCCTGGGCGGCATCGTTGGCGGCCTGCTGGCCGGCTACATCGCCCACGTGGTGGGGCGCCTGCAGGTGGCTCGCTGGCTGCGCGGCCTGATGCCCGTGGTGATCATCCCGCTGCTGGCCTCGCTGGTGGCTTCGGGCCTGATGTTCGTGATCCTGGGCGGCCCCATCGTCGCCATCACCAACGGCCTGAACTCCTGGCTGTCCGGCCTCACCGGTGCCGGTGCCATCGCCTTGGGCGTGATCCTGGGCCTGATGATGTGCTTCGACCTCGGCGGCCCGGTCAACAAGGTTGCCTACTCCTTCGCCGTCGCCGGCCTTGGTGCCGCCACCATCGACAACCAGGCTCCGTGGCAGATCATGGCCGCCGTCATGGCGTCCGGCATGGTTCCGCCGCTGGCCATGGCCCTGGCCTCCACCGTCCTGAACAAGAAGCTTTTCAGCCTGGCGGAGCAGGAAAACGGCAAGGCAGCATGGCTGCTGGGTGCGTCCTTCATCTCCGAAGGTGCCATCCCGTTCGCCGCGGCCGATCCGCTGCGCGTTATCCCCGCCAGCATGCTGGGCGGTGCGGTGACCGGTGCCATCTCGATGGCTGCGGGCGTCGGATCCAAGGCACCCCACGGCGGAATCTTCGTCTTCTTCGCCATCGACAACTTCCTGATGTTCGTTGTTTCGATCATCGTCGGCGTGGTGGTTACCGCCCTGTCGGTCATCGCCCTCAAGCGCTGGGCAGTCAAGAAGACCGTTGATACGGTTGAACCGGTTCCCGTAACCGTCTGA
- a CDS encoding glycosyl hydrolase family 65 protein: MALISADRERFPDTPWQLVETRYGTDGAGTLEALFALGNGHLGIRGAHWAAADAELPGSFINGLHEIWDIKHAENAFGFARTGQRILYIPDANNFTVVVDGENLSLAESEVLDYRRSVDFSTGIYECRITWQCRSGATVTTTERRAVGYESRGCLGISLEVDADRQISLDVTSAVINRQDQPVEDHSVHDPRRAGRHAGRVLLPVRLDGGDGSLRLSWEAAESKQRVGIAVDHWTSAGHQPFETVVDQDDSTVRYVLAVDAGDPFRLEKTVSYAAGPTVQDPDVDAAAVAEEALRPVDSIFAESMAHYRGYWATSDIVVEGGRPGLQQAIRWNLFQLAQATARADVAGIPAKGVTGSGYEGHYFWDQEVYLLPYLTYTNPDGARQVLEFRHGMLPEARIRAKELSVDGALFPWRTINGLEASAYYAAGTAQFHIAAAIAFATNRYLWATGDAGFRDGMGAELLIETARMWISLGFFGKDGLFHIHGVTGPDEYTAVVNDNLYTNVMARFNLRAAAALGHAGITHEERQLWEAAANRMQLPFDDRMQVHSQDNDFMTLEAWDWTTPRSKYPLLLHFHPLVIYRHQVLKQADTVLAMFLQWQDFTAEEKQRAFDFYDPITTGDSTLSACVQGIMAAEVGYSREALDHFTNAAFIDLDNTHGNTIDGVHIASTGGVWSSLVCGFAGMRDQGPVPYFDPRLPAEWEGLTFHLKIRGRLLLVQLAAGFITLTVQDGGPLEIDVRGQRLMVGNEPVRVPLEPVAEPEPTVFPSGLPTASIPVVRGNS, encoded by the coding sequence ATGGCATTGATCTCCGCGGACCGCGAACGGTTCCCCGATACCCCCTGGCAACTCGTCGAAACGCGCTACGGAACCGATGGCGCCGGAACCCTGGAGGCCCTGTTCGCCCTGGGCAACGGCCATCTGGGCATCAGGGGTGCCCATTGGGCGGCGGCCGACGCAGAGCTGCCAGGCAGCTTCATCAACGGCCTGCACGAAATCTGGGACATCAAGCACGCCGAAAACGCCTTTGGCTTCGCCCGGACGGGCCAGCGAATCCTCTACATCCCCGACGCCAACAACTTCACCGTGGTGGTGGACGGCGAAAACCTCAGCCTCGCCGAATCAGAGGTCCTGGACTACCGCCGGAGCGTCGACTTCTCCACCGGGATCTACGAGTGCCGCATCACCTGGCAGTGCCGTTCCGGCGCCACGGTGACCACCACGGAACGGCGGGCGGTGGGCTACGAATCCCGCGGCTGCCTGGGCATTTCCCTGGAGGTGGATGCGGACCGGCAAATCTCCCTGGACGTCACCTCCGCAGTGATCAACCGCCAGGACCAGCCGGTGGAAGACCACTCCGTCCACGATCCCCGCCGGGCGGGACGGCACGCCGGGCGGGTGCTGCTCCCCGTGCGGCTGGACGGCGGCGACGGCTCGCTGCGGTTGTCCTGGGAGGCAGCCGAGTCCAAGCAGCGGGTGGGGATCGCGGTGGACCACTGGACCTCCGCCGGCCACCAGCCGTTCGAAACGGTGGTGGACCAGGACGACAGCACCGTCCGGTACGTCCTTGCAGTGGACGCCGGTGACCCGTTCCGGCTGGAAAAGACCGTCAGCTACGCAGCCGGCCCCACCGTCCAGGACCCGGACGTGGATGCGGCCGCAGTGGCTGAGGAGGCCCTCCGCCCGGTGGACAGCATCTTTGCCGAAAGCATGGCCCACTACCGCGGCTACTGGGCCACCTCGGACATTGTGGTTGAGGGCGGCCGGCCCGGGCTGCAGCAGGCCATCCGCTGGAACCTGTTCCAGCTGGCCCAGGCCACGGCGCGTGCCGATGTTGCCGGCATTCCCGCCAAAGGCGTGACGGGCTCGGGCTACGAGGGGCACTACTTCTGGGACCAGGAGGTGTACCTGCTGCCGTACCTTACCTACACCAACCCCGACGGCGCCCGGCAGGTCCTCGAGTTCCGCCACGGCATGCTTCCCGAGGCCAGGATCCGGGCGAAGGAGCTGAGCGTGGACGGCGCCCTCTTCCCGTGGCGCACCATCAACGGGCTCGAGGCCAGCGCCTATTACGCGGCCGGTACCGCACAGTTCCATATCGCCGCCGCGATTGCCTTCGCCACCAACAGGTACCTCTGGGCAACCGGGGATGCCGGATTCCGGGATGGCATGGGCGCTGAACTGCTGATCGAGACGGCCCGGATGTGGATCTCCCTGGGCTTCTTTGGCAAGGACGGGCTCTTCCACATCCACGGCGTCACCGGCCCTGATGAGTACACGGCAGTGGTGAATGACAACCTGTACACGAACGTGATGGCCCGCTTCAACCTGCGTGCCGCCGCCGCGCTTGGGCACGCAGGCATCACCCACGAGGAGCGCCAGCTGTGGGAGGCGGCCGCCAACCGCATGCAGTTGCCCTTCGATGACCGGATGCAGGTCCACTCCCAGGACAACGACTTCATGACCCTGGAGGCCTGGGACTGGACCACGCCGCGGTCCAAGTATCCGCTGCTGCTGCACTTCCACCCGCTGGTCATCTACCGGCACCAGGTACTGAAGCAGGCCGATACGGTCCTGGCCATGTTCCTGCAGTGGCAGGACTTCACGGCTGAGGAGAAGCAGCGGGCCTTCGACTTCTACGATCCCATCACCACCGGCGATTCCACACTGTCCGCCTGCGTCCAGGGGATCATGGCGGCCGAGGTGGGCTATTCGAGGGAGGCCCTGGACCACTTCACCAATGCCGCCTTCATTGACCTTGACAACACGCACGGCAACACGATCGACGGCGTGCATATCGCCTCCACCGGCGGAGTTTGGAGTTCGCTGGTGTGCGGTTTCGCCGGCATGCGCGACCAAGGCCCGGTCCCGTACTTCGATCCCCGCCTTCCCGCGGAGTGGGAGGGGCTGACCTTCCACCTGAAGATCAGGGGCCGCCTGCTGCTGGTCCAGCTCGCCGCCGGCTTTATCACGCTGACGGTCCAGGACGGCGGTCCGCTGGAGATTGACGTCCGTGGCCAGCGGCTGATGGTGGGCAACGAGCCGGTGCGGGTTCCACTGGAACCGGTCGCGGAACCGGAACCCACGGTGTTCCCCAGCGGATTGCCGACGGCGAGCATCCCGGTGGTGCGCGGCAACAGCTGA
- a CDS encoding HAD-IA family hydrolase, whose translation MTLETAAGTAGWTGAAAILFDLDGVLTPTATVHERAWQELFDGYLASHPEVPGYRESDYFDHIDGKPRFDGVRDFLASRGITLPEGPLDDDPAHETVQGLGNRKNAIFNDIVSAGVEPFQGSVRFLEAALERGLKVAVVSSSRNAPAVLKAAGLSHYFPVVVDGVVAAEQGLPGKPSPATYEYAAKLLDLSSPECVVVEDAVSGVQAGHAGSFHSVIGVDRGAGRQTLLDAGATLVVNDLQELVP comes from the coding sequence ATGACACTCGAAACTGCAGCTGGGACCGCCGGCTGGACCGGCGCCGCAGCAATCCTCTTTGACCTGGACGGCGTTCTGACGCCCACCGCCACCGTGCACGAGCGCGCCTGGCAGGAACTGTTCGATGGCTACCTGGCCTCGCATCCGGAGGTCCCCGGGTACCGGGAAAGCGACTACTTCGACCACATCGACGGCAAGCCCCGCTTTGACGGTGTGCGCGACTTCCTGGCTTCGCGGGGGATCACGCTCCCGGAAGGCCCGCTGGATGACGACCCTGCCCACGAAACCGTCCAGGGCCTGGGCAACCGGAAGAACGCGATCTTCAATGACATCGTGAGCGCCGGCGTCGAACCGTTCCAAGGCTCGGTCCGCTTCCTCGAAGCCGCCCTGGAACGCGGACTCAAGGTCGCCGTCGTCTCTTCCTCCCGCAATGCCCCTGCCGTCCTCAAAGCCGCCGGACTCAGCCACTATTTCCCCGTGGTGGTGGACGGTGTGGTGGCCGCGGAACAGGGCCTGCCCGGAAAACCAAGCCCGGCCACCTACGAATACGCGGCCAAACTCCTGGACCTCTCCAGTCCGGAGTGCGTAGTGGTCGAGGACGCTGTGTCAGGGGTTCAGGCCGGACACGCGGGATCGTTCCACTCCGTGATCGGCGTGGACCGTGGCGCCGGGCGGCAGACGCTCCTGGACGCCGGAGCCACCCTGGTGGTCAACGACCTCCAGGAACTCGTCCCCTAA
- a CDS encoding dienelactone hydrolase family protein has translation METVVWSKPEDQRAGTPLLVMMHGYGTDESRMVRLFEYLPPEFTFAALRAPMPIGDHWGWFLLDYFLANDFADVISAANSVRAWISSVRDQHSSVTLMGYSQGMAMASTLLRLHPDDYKAVVGLSGFVLNNELLSVTDSFDVRPPFFWGRDKADLVINEDAVAYTAEWLEKNTLLTARTYPGMGHAMSKTEMVDVSAFLRHYVLR, from the coding sequence GTGGAAACAGTTGTGTGGTCCAAGCCGGAGGACCAGCGCGCAGGCACCCCCCTGCTGGTGATGATGCACGGTTACGGTACGGACGAGTCCCGGATGGTGCGCCTCTTCGAGTACCTGCCTCCCGAGTTCACGTTTGCCGCCCTGCGGGCTCCGATGCCCATCGGGGACCACTGGGGCTGGTTCCTGCTCGACTACTTCCTGGCGAACGACTTCGCGGATGTCATCTCCGCCGCCAACTCGGTGCGGGCCTGGATCAGTTCCGTCAGGGACCAGCACAGCAGCGTCACCCTGATGGGTTACTCGCAGGGCATGGCCATGGCCAGTACGCTCCTGCGGCTGCACCCGGATGACTACAAGGCCGTTGTGGGACTGTCCGGCTTTGTGCTCAACAACGAGCTCCTCTCGGTGACGGACTCCTTTGACGTCAGGCCGCCCTTTTTTTGGGGCCGGGACAAGGCGGACCTGGTGATCAACGAGGACGCCGTTGCCTACACCGCGGAGTGGCTGGAAAAGAACACGCTGCTGACGGCCCGGACCTACCCGGGAATGGGGCATGCGATGTCCAAGACCGAGATGGTGGACGTCAGCGCCTTCCTGCGCCACTACGTGCTGCGCTGA